From Toxorhynchites rutilus septentrionalis strain SRP chromosome 2, ASM2978413v1, whole genome shotgun sequence, a single genomic window includes:
- the LOC129765923 gene encoding uncharacterized protein K02A2.6-like, which translates to MQQRLRNTCWRPGMDDAITRVVDACEGCRLVSQPELPEPMQRRKLPEASWLDVAIDFLGPLPSGDYLLVIIDYFSIYKEVEILRRITAQETVERSDKIFVRFGYPKTITLDNGRQFVSREFEEFCDRRGIVLNSTTPYWPQENGLVERQNRSLMKRLKISQALCRDWKKDLNEYMTMYYSTPHLPTTDYRDKDQQLKDHGKVSEDRRQRAKVSNLEIDDKVIMKNVLPGNKLTPTSAPNTMTVMARHGSRITVQNDQTHKQYDRNTSHLKKVATPVGNQDKTRSEQTIPFETSTQQSEDIRESLDRCHEGSMSDHWFQAEASNDEPVSERNRSQRVIRKPRRFEDCVCEVIVLDIKGVDSG; encoded by the exons ATGCAACAACGGTTGAGGAACACTTGCTGGAGGCCTGGAATGGATGACGCGATAACTCGAGTTGTAGATGCTTGCGAAGGCTGTCGTTTGGTGAGCCAGCCCGAGCTCCCGGAGCCTATGCAGAGACGGAAACTACCGGAAGCCTCGTGGTTAGACGTAGCCATAGACTTTCTGGGACCTCTACCCTCCGGTGACTATCTTTTGGTTATCATCGATTATTTTAGTATATACAAGGAAGTTGAGATTCTAAGAAGGATTACCGCACAAGAAACAGTGGAGCGTTCGGACAAAATCTTTGTCAGGTTTGGTTATCCAAAAACAATAACCCTGGATAATGGGCGACAATTTGTTAGTCGCGAATTTGAAGAGTTTTGCGATCGTCGAGGAATTGTGCTTAATTCTACCACTCCGTATTGGCCTCAGGAGAACGGGCTTGTGGAGCGTCAAAACAGGTCACTGATGAAACGGCTGAAGATTAGTCAAGCTCTCTGTAGAGACTGGAAGAAAGATCTTAATGAATATATGACAATGTACTATTCTACGCCTCATT TACCAACAACGGATTATAGGGACAAAGATCAGCAATTAAAAGATCATGGAAAGGTATCCGAGGATCGACGTCAACGGGCAAAGGTGTCAAATTTGGAAATCGATGATAAAGTCATTATGAAAAACGTATTGCCTGGTAACAAGCTCACTCCAACGTCTGCTCCAAACACGATGACGGTTATGGCAAGACATGGTTCACGAATAACGGTACAAAATGATCAAACGCACAAGCAATATGACAGAAATACGAGTCATTTGAAGAAAGTAGCTACACCTGTGGGAAACCAAGATAAAACGCGATCTGAACAGACGATACCGTTCGAGACGAGCACTCAACAAAGTGAGGACATACGCGAATCATTGGACAGATGTCATGAAGGCTCCATGAGTGATCATTGGTTTCAAGCTGAGGCGAGCAATGATGAACCAGTATCGGAGCGGAACCGATCACAACGTGTTATAAGAAAACCACGTCGTTTTGAAGACTGTGTTTGTGAG GTGATTGTTCTGGACATAAAAG GTGTGGACTCAGGATGA
- the LOC129765922 gene encoding uncharacterized protein LOC129765922: MCTVLRKPWIHPVERFAGSCSRSRPGPAVEAGERVFQPVLTGKYLIIHDAPSLDASSNCSGILQVIGGISIPNVADANGSTVLLYYQNLGGINTSLAKYATACSDGCYDIYAFTETWLNDNTISSQIFDSNYAVFRQDRSPSNSNKRSGGGVLLAIRSRYKSLLLSPPVSLTVEQLWVSIEAGDSTLFICVVYIPPDRVKDNILIEKHLSSLDWIISLMGAKNSLTILGDFNLRDVRWEQNTHDFYFPTSDSSTGLASRNLLDAYRTSRLGQKSGVMNCNNRMLDLCFVSEEMCSSCSVIPAPAPLVKSCIHHPPLLISIDNCVQCDYKDTTESIYYNFDKANFDEMNNFLSNVNWDEELANRDVNDAASTVSCIIIYAIDQFVPKRTNRVPLKPAWSNSKLKRLKKRKRAALREHAKLHTESTKTRYSKANLDYRRLNDQLHQAHLRQLQRRLKSNPKRFWQYVNSQRKETGLPSTMTNGVVNAATIPDIAELFRKQFSSVFSNERTNSQDVAAASRNVPFSSFSSGPFTITREMVISAGSQLKSSRGSGPDGIPSLVLKRCLIALATPLANTFNLSLRSGDFPSCWKESYVFPIHKKGCKRTVSNYRGIAALSATSKLLELIILEELVQNFAHCISMDQHGFMSKRSTTTNLVQFTSYIIREIEQGHQVDAIYTDLSAAFDKMNHDIALAKYDRLGVQNDLLAWLSSYLTG, encoded by the coding sequence ATGTGTACTGTGCTTCGGAAGCCCTGGATCCACCCAGTCGAGCGATTTGCTGGTTCCTGCAGTCGAAGTCGTCCTGGCCCTGCGGTCGAGGCTGGTGAAAGGGTTTTCCAGCCTGTGTTGACAGGCAAGTATCTTATTATTCACGACGCTCCTTCTCTTGATGCTTCGTCGAATTGCAGCGGAATACTACAGGTCATTGGCGGAATCTCTATTCCCAACGTCGCTGATGCCAACGGTTCAACTGTCCTCCTGTATTACCAAAACCTTGGCGGAATTAACACCTCGTTAGCGAAATACGCGACTGCTTGCAGCGACGGCTGCTACGACATCTACGCGTTTACTGAAACATGGCTCAATGACAACACTATTTCAAGCCAGATCTTCGATAGTAATTACGCAGTTTTCCGACAAGATCGATCACCCTCCAACAGCAACAAAAGGTCTGGTGGCGGAGTGTTGTTGGCTATTCGTTCTCGCTATAAGTCACTGTTACTATCCCCTCCCGTAAGCCTGACGGTTGAGCAATTGTGGGTGTCGATCGAAGCGGGCGACTCAACGCTTTTCATCTGTGTGGTGTATATTCCTCCGGATCGTGTAAAGGACAATATTCTTATCGAAAAGCACTTGTCGTCGCTCGACTGGATTATCTCTCTTATGGGCGCGAAGAACAGTTTGACAATCCTTGGAGATTTCAACTTGCGTGATGTGAGATGGGAGCAGAACACTCATGATTTTTATTTCCCTACATCTGACTCATCGACTGGACTCGCATCCCGTAATCTGTTGGATGCTTATCGCACTTCAAGACTCGGACAAAAGAGCGGAGTTATGAATTGTAACAACCGTATGCTTGACCTCTGCTTTGTGAGTGAGGAAATGTGTTCCAGTTGCTCCGTAATACCAGCTCCTGCTCCGCTAGTAAAAAGTTGCATACATCATCCCCCGTTGTTGATCAGCATTGATAATTGCGTACAATGTGATTACAAAGACACGACAGAGAGCATATACTACAACTTCGACAAAGCCAACTTCGACGAGATGAACAATTTCCTCTCAAACGTTAATTGGGATGAAGAATTGGCCAATCGCGACGTCAACGACGCAGCATCAACGGTATCGTGCATCATAATCTATGCCATTGATCAATTTGTACCTAAGCGAACTAACCGTGTACCTCTTAAACCTGCATGGTCGAACTCGAAGCTTAAGCGTTTGAAGAAACGGAAAAGGGCAGCTCTTCGGGAACATGCCAAACTTCATACCGAATCCACGAAAACGCGTTATTCCAAGGCTAATTTGGACTACAGACGGTTGAACGATCAACTACATCAAGCGCACCTAAGACAGCTCCAACGTCGTCTGAAATCCAACCCTAAGAGGTTCTGGCAATACGTGAATAGTCAAAGGAAGGAAACAGGCCTCCCCTCAACCATGACTAACGGTGTAGTGAACGCTGCAACCATTCCAGATATTGCAGAATTATTTCGTAAACAGTTTAGCAGCGTTTTCAGTAACGAACGAACAAACAGCCAGGACGTAGCAGCTGCATCTCGCAACGTTCCTTTCTCATCCTTCTCAAGTGGTCCGTTTACTATTACGAGAGAAATGGTTATCTCAGCCGGGAGTCAACTGAAAAGTTCCAGGGGTTCCGGTCCTGATGGTATTCCGTCCTTGGTCCTGAAACGCTGCTTGATTGCTCTAGCAACACCTCTAGCCAATACTTTCAATCTCTCCCTGAGGTCGGGTGACTTCCCATCCTGCTGGAAGGAATCTTACGTTTTTCCGATTCACAAAAAGGGTTGCAAAAGGACTGTAtcgaactatcgtggaatagcCGCTTTAAGTGCTACGTCGAAACTTCTCGAGCTAATTATTCTCGAAGAATTGGTTCAAAACTTCGCTCACTGCATTTCGATGGACCAGCATGGTTTCATGTCCAAGCGCTCAACGACTACCAATTTAGTACAGTTCACTTCCTACATCATCCGTGAAATTGAGCAAGGCCATCAAGTAGATGCTATATATACAGACCTCTCTGCAGCATTCGATAAAATGAATCACGACATTGCTTTGGCTAAGTATGACAGGTTAGGTGTTCAGAACGACCTGCTTGCTTGGCTTTCTTCTTATTTGACTGGTTGA